A genomic window from Micromonospora violae includes:
- a CDS encoding endo alpha-1,4 polygalactosaminidase: MRIRPRRPVAVRPLRRALTASVAVVLVVPAYGCRPTLTPPGAPTAWPAAQARHWQWQWQLTGPLDPAVDADVFLLDPVATTAAQTAELRSRDRRLICQVSVGSVRSTDPDASRFPEAVRGSAGHRPDSRWLDVRSWDALRPVLADRFRLCRGKGFGAVALVDADGYAARTGFPLDFDDQLLFNRRLAELARSLSLSPGLVNDVPQVAALAPDFDFAVNEECVRLAQCAKLLPFSDAGKPVFHVEYTGSTDDFCVTTVGYGFASIRKDRTLDASREACPLP, encoded by the coding sequence ATGCGGATCCGGCCGCGACGACCCGTCGCCGTACGCCCACTGCGCCGCGCCCTCACGGCCAGCGTCGCTGTCGTGCTGGTGGTGCCGGCGTACGGGTGCCGGCCCACGCTGACCCCGCCCGGCGCACCCACCGCGTGGCCGGCGGCGCAAGCCCGGCACTGGCAGTGGCAGTGGCAGCTCACCGGCCCGCTCGACCCGGCCGTGGACGCCGACGTCTTCCTGCTCGACCCGGTGGCCACCACCGCCGCGCAGACCGCCGAGCTGCGCTCCCGCGACCGCCGGCTGATCTGCCAGGTGAGCGTGGGGTCGGTCCGCTCCACCGACCCGGACGCCAGCCGGTTTCCGGAGGCCGTCCGGGGCTCGGCCGGGCACCGACCCGACAGCCGGTGGCTGGACGTCCGGAGTTGGGACGCGCTCCGGCCGGTGCTGGCCGACCGGTTCCGGCTCTGCCGGGGCAAGGGCTTCGGCGCGGTGGCGCTCGTCGACGCCGACGGGTACGCGGCGCGCACCGGCTTTCCGCTCGACTTCGACGACCAGTTGCTGTTCAACCGGCGGCTGGCCGAACTGGCCCGCTCGCTGAGCCTCTCCCCCGGGCTGGTCAACGACGTGCCGCAGGTCGCCGCGCTGGCCCCGGACTTCGACTTCGCGGTCAACGAGGAGTGCGTCCGGTTGGCCCAGTGCGCCAAGCTGCTGCCGTTCAGCGACGCCGGCAAGCCGGTCTTCCACGTCGAGTACACCGGCTCGACCGACGACTTCTGTGTCACCACCGTCGGCTACGGCTTCGCCTCGATCCGGAAGGACCGCACGTTGGACGCGTCCCGGGAGGCCTGCCCGCTGCCCTGA
- the mutM gene encoding bifunctional DNA-formamidopyrimidine glycosylase/DNA-(apurinic or apyrimidinic site) lyase — translation MPELPEVETVRQGVAQWVVGRRIASVEVRHPRAVRRHIPGDVHFADVLAGRTVLDARRRGKYLWLPLDSGDAIVGHLGMSGQLLLQPPGTSDETHLRVRFRFADDGPELRFVDQRTFGGLSVSEGGAELPDEIAHIARDPMDPEFSDEAFVAALRRRHTEVKRALLDQTLISGVGNIYADEALWRARLHGGRPTDALTGPAAQRLLGHVRDVLAEAIRAGGTSFDALYVNVNGESGYFDRALNAYGREGEPCPRCGAPIRREAFMNRSSYSCPRCQPRPRGSLRG, via the coding sequence GTGCCTGAGCTGCCCGAGGTGGAGACCGTCCGGCAGGGGGTGGCCCAGTGGGTGGTCGGCCGGCGGATCGCCTCGGTCGAGGTTCGTCACCCGCGTGCGGTCCGCCGGCACATCCCGGGTGACGTGCACTTCGCCGACGTGCTCGCCGGCCGGACGGTGCTGGACGCCCGTCGTCGCGGCAAGTACCTGTGGCTGCCACTGGACAGCGGTGACGCGATCGTCGGGCACCTCGGCATGTCGGGTCAGCTGCTGCTCCAGCCGCCCGGGACGAGCGACGAGACCCATCTGCGGGTCCGGTTCCGGTTCGCCGACGACGGCCCGGAGCTGCGCTTCGTCGACCAGCGCACGTTCGGTGGGCTCTCGGTGAGTGAGGGCGGCGCCGAGTTGCCCGACGAGATAGCGCACATCGCCCGCGACCCGATGGATCCGGAGTTCTCGGACGAGGCGTTCGTCGCGGCGCTGCGTCGCCGGCACACCGAGGTGAAGCGGGCCCTGCTCGACCAGACCCTGATCTCCGGGGTGGGCAACATCTACGCCGACGAGGCGCTCTGGCGTGCCAGGCTGCACGGCGGCCGACCCACCGACGCGCTGACCGGCCCGGCCGCGCAGCGTCTGCTCGGGCACGTCCGCGACGTGCTGGCCGAGGCGATCCGCGCGGGCGGCACCAGCTTCGACGCCCTCTACGTGAACGTCAACGGCGAGAGTGGCTACTTCGACCGCGCGCTCAACGCGTACGGCCGCGAGGGCGAGCCGTGCCCCCGGTGCGGGGCGCCGATCCGCCGTGAGGCGTTCATGAACCGCTCCTCGTACAGCTGCCCGCGCTGTCAGCCCCGGCCCCGGGGTTCCCTTCGGGGATGA
- a CDS encoding MMPL family transporter produces the protein MGRRPVTVRLARWSAEHPWRAIALWAVFVAVCFVGGNAAGLNEATGGDQAIGEAGRASLIVDAGDFENPAVDNVLITSPSGTLDQAAAKAAADDAAARLRTVAGVAGVGEPITARDGSALLLPITMSGDPETASERVQPLRDATAGVQAAHPELRVEQVGGPSIGQALDDTLGKDFKRAELLSLPVTLAILIIAFGALIAASVPVLLALSSVAAAMGLSTLASHLVPATDTTAPVILLIGMAVGVDYSLFYIRREREERAKGRSGLDAVEIAAETSGHAVVVSGFAVIISMAGLLLAGDVVFSSLAIGSILVVAVAVTGSLTVLPALLARLGRWVDRPRVPLLWRLTAPRTDRHGAPRAPRLWPAVLRPALRAPVATLVISVGLLLALAAPALGMKLKFPGMEDLPRTTPAMQAYDRLTAAFPSAGTNHVVAVRAPADQADRVRAALTDLSARAAGDPLFAPAEADGPKIEVSADRRVSVLDVPTPYASRDDRSVRSLEKLRGDLVPAQLRGIPGVEYAVGGGVADSEDYAQHVRDKLPLVMGFVLVLTFLVMTFTFRSVVIAASSIALNLLSAGAAYGLLVLIFQGEWAQGLLGFTSMGAIVSWLPLFLFVVLFGLSMDYHVFVVSRIREGVRSGLANRDAVSYGITSSAGVVTSAAIVMVGVFSIFATLSTIDMKQLGIGLAAAILLDATIIRGVVLPALMTMLGDANWWAPRFLRARPAPAPTDPPTPAPALVPVP, from the coding sequence ATGGGGAGAAGACCGGTGACGGTGCGGCTGGCGCGGTGGAGCGCCGAGCACCCGTGGCGGGCGATCGCACTGTGGGCCGTGTTCGTGGCGGTGTGTTTCGTCGGCGGCAACGCCGCCGGGCTCAACGAGGCCACGGGCGGCGACCAGGCGATCGGCGAGGCGGGGCGGGCCAGCCTGATCGTGGACGCCGGTGACTTCGAGAACCCGGCCGTGGACAACGTCCTCATCACCTCCCCGTCCGGCACCTTGGACCAGGCGGCGGCGAAGGCGGCGGCCGACGACGCGGCGGCCCGGTTGCGTACGGTCGCCGGGGTGGCCGGGGTGGGCGAGCCGATCACCGCGCGGGACGGCTCGGCGCTGTTGCTGCCGATCACCATGTCGGGTGACCCGGAGACGGCCTCGGAGCGGGTGCAGCCGTTGCGGGACGCCACCGCCGGTGTGCAGGCCGCGCACCCTGAGCTGCGGGTCGAGCAGGTCGGCGGGCCGTCGATCGGTCAGGCCCTCGACGACACCCTGGGCAAGGATTTCAAGCGCGCCGAGCTGCTCAGTCTGCCGGTCACCCTGGCGATCCTGATCATCGCGTTCGGCGCGTTGATCGCGGCGAGCGTGCCGGTGCTGCTGGCCCTCTCCTCGGTCGCCGCCGCGATGGGTCTGTCCACCCTGGCCTCCCACCTGGTGCCGGCCACCGACACCACGGCGCCGGTGATCCTGCTGATCGGCATGGCGGTCGGGGTCGACTACTCACTGTTCTACATCCGTCGGGAGCGGGAGGAGCGCGCCAAGGGCCGGTCCGGTCTGGACGCGGTGGAGATCGCCGCGGAGACGTCCGGGCACGCCGTGGTGGTCTCCGGCTTCGCGGTGATCATCTCGATGGCCGGGTTGCTGCTCGCCGGCGACGTGGTCTTCTCGTCCCTCGCCATCGGCTCGATCCTCGTGGTGGCCGTCGCGGTGACCGGTTCGCTGACCGTACTGCCCGCGTTGCTGGCCCGGCTCGGTCGCTGGGTGGACCGGCCTCGGGTGCCGTTGCTCTGGCGACTGACCGCGCCGCGTACCGACCGGCATGGTGCGCCCCGCGCTCCCCGGCTGTGGCCCGCGGTGCTCCGGCCCGCGTTGCGCGCGCCGGTGGCGACGCTGGTCATCTCGGTCGGGCTGCTGCTCGCGCTGGCCGCGCCGGCGCTCGGCATGAAGCTGAAGTTCCCCGGCATGGAGGATCTGCCCCGCACGACTCCGGCCATGCAGGCGTACGACCGGCTCACCGCGGCCTTCCCGAGCGCCGGTACCAATCATGTGGTGGCCGTCCGGGCGCCCGCCGACCAGGCCGACCGGGTACGTGCCGCGCTCACCGACCTGTCCGCCCGGGCGGCCGGCGATCCGCTGTTCGCCCCGGCCGAGGCGGACGGCCCGAAGATCGAGGTGTCGGCCGACCGCCGGGTCTCGGTGCTGGACGTGCCCACCCCGTACGCCAGTCGGGACGACCGGTCGGTGCGGTCGTTGGAGAAGCTGCGTGGGGACCTGGTCCCGGCGCAGCTGCGGGGCATCCCCGGTGTCGAGTACGCGGTGGGCGGGGGCGTGGCCGACAGCGAGGACTACGCACAGCACGTCCGGGACAAGTTGCCGCTGGTCATGGGCTTCGTGCTGGTGCTGACCTTCCTGGTCATGACGTTCACGTTCCGGTCGGTGGTGATCGCGGCCAGCTCGATCGCGCTGAACCTGCTCTCCGCCGGTGCCGCGTACGGCCTGTTGGTGCTGATTTTCCAGGGCGAGTGGGCGCAGGGGCTGCTCGGCTTCACGTCGATGGGCGCGATCGTGTCCTGGTTGCCGCTGTTCCTCTTCGTGGTGCTGTTCGGCCTCTCGATGGACTACCACGTCTTCGTGGTCAGTCGGATCCGTGAGGGCGTCCGGTCCGGCCTGGCCAACCGCGACGCCGTGTCGTACGGGATCACGTCGTCGGCCGGGGTGGTGACCAGCGCCGCCATCGTGATGGTCGGCGTCTTCTCGATCTTCGCCACGCTGAGCACGATCGACATGAAGCAGCTCGGCATCGGCCTGGCGGCCGCGATTCTGCTGGATGCCACGATCATCCGGGGTGTGGTGCTGCCGGCGTTGATGACCATGCTCGGCGACGCCAACTGGTGGGCTCCGCGCTTCCTGCGCGCCCGCCCGGCACCCGCCCCCACCGATCCGCCGACCCCCGCACCGGCGCTGGTGCCGGTGCCCTGA
- a CDS encoding phosphate acyltransferase yields MEPGAARIAVDLLGGDDAPAVVVDGALRAMRADPDLHLLLVGPTEVADELIAALDPAQRARITVRPVRDVVGMADHPSAARAESTVRAAVTAVRDGTADALVSAGATGATVTAAVLGLGRSPEIRQPALAATLPAVAGPVVLLDVGGSLEPRPATLARHAVLGAAYAAVAHSIAAPRVGLLSVGTEAGKGDRVRRATDPLLAVEPLPGGARYVGLVEGYDVALGARADVVVTDGFTGNVLLKAIEGAYAMAGGPPAEGGAPRAAALLGVAGTVVVCHGSARADDVASGIALAAHLWRRRATDLVAALLDRDAATDRTDRSTDTEVRT; encoded by the coding sequence GTGGAGCCGGGCGCCGCGCGGATCGCCGTTGACCTCCTCGGCGGGGACGACGCTCCCGCCGTCGTGGTTGACGGCGCTCTGCGAGCCATGCGCGCCGACCCTGACCTGCATCTCCTTCTCGTCGGTCCGACCGAGGTCGCCGACGAGTTGATCGCCGCGCTGGATCCGGCGCAACGTGCCCGGATCACGGTGCGGCCCGTCCGCGATGTCGTCGGCATGGCCGACCATCCCAGCGCCGCCCGCGCCGAGAGCACCGTCCGGGCCGCGGTCACCGCCGTTCGGGATGGGACCGCCGACGCCCTGGTCTCCGCCGGCGCCACCGGCGCCACCGTCACCGCGGCCGTGCTCGGTCTCGGCCGTTCGCCGGAGATCCGCCAGCCTGCCCTGGCCGCCACCCTGCCCGCCGTGGCGGGGCCGGTCGTGCTGCTCGATGTCGGCGGTTCCCTGGAACCCCGCCCGGCCACCCTCGCCCGCCATGCCGTGCTCGGCGCCGCCTACGCGGCGGTGGCCCACTCGATCGCCGCGCCCCGGGTCGGTCTGCTCTCGGTCGGCACGGAGGCCGGCAAGGGCGACCGGGTCCGCCGCGCCACCGACCCGCTGCTCGCCGTCGAACCGCTGCCCGGAGGGGCGCGCTACGTCGGCCTGGTCGAGGGGTACGACGTGGCCCTCGGCGCGCGCGCCGATGTGGTTGTCACCGACGGCTTCACCGGTAACGTGCTGCTCAAGGCCATTGAGGGCGCGTACGCGATGGCCGGCGGCCCGCCTGCCGAGGGCGGTGCGCCCCGCGCGGCGGCCCTGTTGGGCGTCGCGGGGACGGTGGTCGTCTGCCACGGGTCCGCCCGCGCCGACGACGTCGCCTCCGGCATAGCTCTCGCCGCCCACCTGTGGCGGCGGCGCGCCACCGATCTGGTCGCCGCGTTGCTCGACCGCGACGCCGCGACGGATCGCACCGATCGCTCCACCGACACCGAGGTACGCACATGA
- a CDS encoding CAP domain-containing protein → MYGWTDPMDPNGAPRRAGGPTDEPAWLHDRPEPRSAYLFGDEPGQPGDEWHREQPTSGRPTEPVDAHTAAWPAHQPHDETGRWGETRPAEDTGGWGDTRAVQDTDDWRAETPGGWHTDTGPGTADGWRGTTETGRPGEGRHRSPRRWRRPLMIGGAAAAATLVVSFGVGALTLPGGDNGAAQPTAVDDTFAASGVPTDEPALDTLAAPTPSATPSSASPSPSPSKLVKPTPASSRSTAASRRSVNRSSAPSTTGSSNGSGGSVSAQAREVVDLVNAERAKAGCKALTINDKLMTAAQRHSQDQADHQNMSHTGSDGSNSGVRLDRVGYAWRTYGENVAWNQKTPAAVMDAWMNSSGHRANILNCAFTEIGVGIASSNGPYWTQVFAAPR, encoded by the coding sequence GTGTACGGCTGGACCGATCCGATGGACCCCAACGGCGCCCCCCGGCGCGCCGGAGGGCCGACCGACGAGCCGGCCTGGCTGCACGACCGCCCGGAGCCCCGCTCGGCCTACCTGTTCGGCGACGAGCCCGGCCAGCCGGGCGACGAGTGGCACCGCGAGCAGCCCACCAGCGGCCGGCCGACCGAACCGGTCGACGCCCACACCGCCGCCTGGCCGGCCCACCAGCCGCACGACGAGACCGGCCGCTGGGGCGAGACCCGCCCGGCCGAGGACACCGGCGGCTGGGGCGACACCCGCGCGGTCCAGGACACCGACGACTGGCGGGCCGAGACGCCCGGCGGCTGGCACACCGACACCGGCCCGGGGACCGCCGACGGCTGGCGCGGCACCACCGAGACCGGACGGCCCGGCGAAGGGCGGCACCGCTCCCCACGCCGCTGGCGCCGACCGCTGATGATCGGTGGCGCCGCCGCGGCCGCCACCCTCGTGGTGAGCTTCGGCGTCGGCGCGCTCACCCTGCCCGGCGGGGACAACGGGGCGGCGCAGCCGACGGCCGTCGACGACACCTTCGCCGCGTCGGGCGTTCCCACCGACGAGCCGGCGCTGGACACCCTGGCCGCTCCCACCCCGTCCGCCACACCCAGCTCGGCGTCTCCGAGCCCGTCGCCGAGCAAGCTCGTCAAGCCCACGCCGGCGTCGTCGCGGAGCACCGCCGCGTCACGCCGCAGCGTCAACCGCAGCAGCGCGCCGAGCACCACCGGCAGCTCCAACGGTTCCGGCGGCTCCGTCAGCGCCCAGGCCCGGGAGGTGGTCGACCTGGTCAACGCCGAGCGGGCCAAGGCCGGCTGCAAGGCGCTGACCATCAACGACAAGCTGATGACGGCCGCCCAGCGGCACAGCCAGGACCAGGCCGATCACCAGAACATGTCGCACACCGGCAGCGACGGCAGCAACTCCGGCGTCCGGCTGGACCGGGTCGGCTACGCCTGGCGCACGTACGGCGAGAACGTGGCCTGGAACCAGAAGACCCCGGCCGCGGTGATGGACGCCTGGATGAACAGCTCCGGCCACCGGGCCAACATCCTGAACTGCGCGTTCACCGAGATCGGCGTCGGCATCGCCAGCAGCAACGGGCCCTACTGGACGCAGGTCTTCGCAGCACCCCGCTGA